Proteins encoded within one genomic window of Verrucomicrobiota bacterium:
- a CDS encoding type II secretion system protein, giving the protein MRSNDLPCPSNGRHPQHDTALPVAERGHGGIEVESFAGFTLIELLVVIAVIAILTGLLLPAMSQAKSRAHSIACANNLRQLQLAFQLYTDDNGDRMPLNKDGMPSGYWQSVHGAWVVGNAKRDLTDENLRRGTLWPYVGAARVYQCPVDRSTVTGQPALRRFRSYGLNFNLNGEVVPGSAIGVAWWFDLQGQETRVAADSSRLFGFIDVSEDSIDSGSFFFLFLGGPSSSTWGWYHLPGQRHARGANLSYLDGRVEYHRWRFVPKIKKVSGPEPQPMPTTDGMRSGC; this is encoded by the coding sequence ATGCGCTCGAATGACTTGCCTTGCCCGAGCAACGGTCGTCATCCACAGCACGACACGGCGCTGCCGGTTGCCGAGAGGGGCCACGGCGGCATCGAAGTGGAATCTTTCGCCGGGTTCACTTTGATCGAACTGTTGGTGGTGATCGCCGTCATCGCGATCCTGACGGGCTTACTTTTGCCGGCGATGTCACAAGCCAAGAGCAGGGCGCACTCGATTGCCTGCGCGAACAACCTGCGCCAACTTCAGCTCGCCTTCCAACTCTACACAGACGACAACGGCGATCGAATGCCACTGAATAAGGATGGAATGCCGTCCGGATACTGGCAAAGCGTCCATGGCGCATGGGTGGTCGGGAATGCGAAGCGGGATCTGACCGACGAGAATCTCCGGCGGGGAACGCTCTGGCCCTACGTCGGCGCGGCCCGGGTCTATCAATGCCCGGTGGATCGTTCCACGGTGACTGGCCAACCCGCCTTGCGGCGTTTCCGAAGCTATGGATTGAACTTCAACTTGAATGGCGAAGTCGTCCCAGGTTCGGCCATCGGAGTCGCGTGGTGGTTCGACTTGCAAGGGCAGGAGACGCGGGTCGCGGCGGATTCCTCGCGGCTGTTTGGCTTCATCGACGTGTCCGAAGATTCGATCGACTCGGGGTCATTCTTTTTTCTGTTCCTTGGCGGTCCCTCGTCCTCTACCTGGGGGTGGTACCATTTGCCAGGCCAGCGGCATGCCAGGGGGGCGAACCTGAGTTACCTCGATGGTCGAGTCGAGTACCATCGGTGGCGTTTTGTGCCGAAGATTAAGAAAGTTTCCGGCCCTGAACCCCAGCCAATGCCGACGACCGACGGGATGCGATCTGGCTGCTGA